Sequence from the Bacteroidota bacterium genome:
ATATGGGGTACAACTCTAGTACTCTCTGGTGGATTCCCCATATCTATCCCAATTTCTAAATTCTCATTACCCCAAGGAACACAGAATTATCCAAACTGGCAAGGCCAACAAGTATTGTTATATGGTGGAAAAAACAATTCTACCTTTGGTTTATTTAAACGAATAGATTTTAATATGAACCTGATTGGCAAGCATCCCGATGGCAGAAAGCACCAGGTGTTCACAATTACACTATATAATTTGCTTTCTAGCTTTAATCCCGAAGTATTGAATTACACCTACGACAAGCAAACCAAACAATATAAATTAATAGCGAATTGGTCTTTTCCTTTAATTCCCGCTATAGGCTATCAATACCGATTTTAGAAAATGAAAACTGATATAAAAATACCCATATTATTTTCCATCATCATTTGTTTGATGCATAGTTGCCAGCGAGAGATCAATCTTACTTCCCAATTTGAAGAGCAGAAACAGGTTGTGAATTGTCTTTTTGAAAATGGCAAAAACTTTTATGTATATACCTCGCTTACTGGCACACCGACTGATACAAATTTATTGGGCACCAATGCTAATTCGGTGGTAATACTTTATGAAAATAACTTGCAAAAAGAAATACTCCCTTATTCATCCAACAGTGCCGTATACCAAAGTAATACGGTAGCCAAGATCGGTAATACCTACAAGCTAGAGGTTCGCGACACACGATATCAGCCTAGCGATAAACACTATATGGTAACAGCCTCCACAACGCTACCTGACAGTATTGGTTTAATAAATCCGTACTTCAAAGATTCGGTGATGCAAGATGCATTTGGCAATTGGATGGGTAAAATACACTTTGAAGTAGCAGACAAAAATGGTATGGTAAACCCCGAATTGGTAATTGAGTATTATGATCCACAGAAGTCAGATTATTCACCCATAAGCAATTTTATACCTGACAATAATTGGAAAAAACATGCAAGTGCAAGTATTTCATCAGGAACCTATACCATTAACAACAGCGACTGGAATGGGGCGACTGTTGCTTTCGATTTGTTTGTAAGCAGTATCGACTATAATGCATCGGGGCTAACGCAGTTCAGGTTAAGCTTATCGAACCTAAGCACTGACTGGCGAAACTATCAAACTTCATTGGCAGCTTATTTAAAAGCAAGCGGTTCCGATGACCAACTGAAAGTGCATTCTAATATCCTAGGTGAGGGTTATGGTATATTTGCAGGCAAGTCGATAAGTAGGGTGGTGGTTAAATAATTAATATAATTTCACTAAAATTCTTTATTTAATCTTCTCCTAATTTGCAATTGAATAAACTCGCCTACATTTGTGCTATAATACTGATATTAAGTAATACTAATTAATAACTAAGATTTTACCATGTTTAAAAAATTTCTAAATACTGAATTAAACCCATTTCGCATAAGCATGGGGCTTCTTATTTTAAGGCTGAGCGTAGCTATTCTGATGATACCCCATGGCTATAATAAAATGGCCCACTTTGCCGAGAAGCAGGCCAAGTTCATGAGTTTTATGGGGCTAAGTAGTGAGATTTCCCTTGCGTTAACAATAGGTGCAGAGCTATTTTGTTCCCTACTTTTAGCTGCGGGTATTCTCACACGTTTTACTTTAATACCACTTATAGTTGCCATGATGGTGGCTGTTTTTGTGTCGCACCAGGGCGAAATATTTGGTGATGGACAAGAAGCTTTTTTATATATGATAACCTACGTGGTGCTATTTATTGCAGGGCCAGGCAAGTTTAGTATGGATACCTTGTTGTTTAAACAAAACAAGAGCCTCTATAAATAATTAACTGTATTATTATTAAACTCAGGTATATTGAAAGTTATAATAATACTTTTTGCTTTCTTTTATCCAAGTGCTTCGACAGCCCAA
This genomic interval carries:
- a CDS encoding DoxX family protein, which encodes MFKKFLNTELNPFRISMGLLILRLSVAILMIPHGYNKMAHFAEKQAKFMSFMGLSSEISLALTIGAELFCSLLLAAGILTRFTLIPLIVAMMVAVFVSHQGEIFGDGQEAFLYMITYVVLFIAGPGKFSMDTLLFKQNKSLYK